The following proteins come from a genomic window of Coriobacteriia bacterium:
- a CDS encoding DNA-directed RNA polymerase subunit beta, whose amino-acid sequence MELPNLIAVQKESFNRFMTEGLAEAFQEVSPIENVSKTLEVTFGAHEFGDPKHTVEECKAKDINYQAPLLTEVRFVNKETGEMKEQVVFMGDFPLMTDRGTFIINGTERVVVSQLVRSPGVYYFREIDANKLVYRVQFIPTRGAWLEFETDKRGCLVVSIDRKRKQPVSTFLRALGIAETDQEVIDLLGDSDMVRRTLQRDTTSNRDDALIELYKRQRPGEPPTLDSARALLDGLFFNQQRYDLAAVGRYKLNKKLGLDVADNVYVLTPEDIVASLRYLICLHDGLEGYVVDERDHFGNRRVRTVGELIANQFRIGLSRMERVVRERMASQEVDDITPQSLINIRPIVASIKEFFGSSQLSQFMDQNNPLAGLTHKRRLSALGPGGVAGHKTGSSRRTNVPTEARDVHNSHYSRMCPIETPEGPNIGLIGSLALYARVNKFGFIEAPYRRVVDGKVTDEVDYMTADEEENHVIAQAAERFDENTREFIKVDPLTGEVTPATHVIARTKDFYGDFGTPADVPVDEVDYMDVSPRQMISIAATLIPFLEHDDAKRTLMGANMQRQAVPLIRTSAPYVGTGMELRAAVDSGDILRAKRAGMVDYADAREIRIRTENGEIDTYHLPKFQRSNQSTCINHKPLVYTGQEVGVGDVLADGPSTDKGELALGQNLTVAYMPWEGYNYEDGITVSERLVRDDLLTTINISKHEIDARDTKLGPEEITREIPNLSEDMVANLDADGIVRIGAEVTAGDILVGKVTPKGESALTAEERLLRAIFGAKAHDVRDTSLKMPHGAYGRVVDVVRFSRDNGDELAPGVNELVRVYVAQRRKIQQGDKISGRHGNKGVISRVLPIEDMPYMADGTPIDVILDPLGVPSRMNVGQLLECHLGWAAAHAWNPDPNSDEYVPGPFFVSTPVFDGASEDEIGEVIARSNKNMIARARALYGEHMREELVPQVNEQGKTWLYDGRTGERFPQPITVGTSYILKLGHMVDDKIHARSTGPYSLVTQQPLGGKAQFGGQRFGEMEVWALYAYGASNVLQEILTVKSDDTNGRVRAYESIVKGDNIPLKGVPESFKVLVKEIRALALDIEPVAEQRPEAPVAQAADDATSDVSLDDLASDADVLASMPVASDEAMSDDALLSDVQDADVDASDDSEKE is encoded by the coding sequence ATGGAGCTCCCCAACCTGATCGCCGTCCAGAAGGAGTCCTTCAACCGGTTTATGACCGAGGGGCTCGCTGAAGCCTTCCAGGAGGTCTCGCCGATCGAGAACGTCTCCAAGACGCTCGAGGTCACGTTTGGCGCCCATGAGTTCGGTGACCCCAAGCACACCGTTGAGGAGTGCAAGGCAAAGGACATCAACTACCAGGCACCCCTGCTTACGGAGGTTCGCTTCGTCAACAAAGAGACGGGCGAAATGAAGGAGCAGGTCGTGTTCATGGGCGACTTCCCGCTCATGACCGACCGTGGCACGTTCATCATCAACGGCACGGAGCGCGTCGTCGTTTCGCAGCTCGTCCGCTCGCCGGGCGTGTACTACTTCCGCGAGATCGACGCCAACAAGCTCGTGTATCGCGTGCAGTTCATCCCGACGCGCGGCGCCTGGCTCGAGTTCGAGACGGACAAGCGCGGCTGCCTCGTCGTGTCCATCGACCGCAAGCGCAAGCAGCCCGTGTCCACGTTCCTGCGCGCCCTTGGCATCGCCGAGACGGACCAGGAGGTCATCGACCTGCTCGGCGACTCCGACATGGTTCGCCGCACGCTGCAGCGCGATACGACGTCCAACCGCGACGACGCCCTCATCGAGCTGTACAAGCGCCAGCGCCCGGGCGAGCCGCCCACGCTGGACTCGGCGCGCGCCCTGCTCGACGGCCTGTTCTTCAACCAGCAGCGCTACGACCTCGCCGCTGTCGGCCGCTACAAGCTCAACAAGAAGCTCGGCCTCGACGTGGCCGACAACGTGTACGTGCTGACGCCCGAGGACATCGTCGCGTCGCTGCGCTACCTCATCTGCCTGCACGACGGCCTCGAGGGCTACGTCGTCGACGAGCGCGACCACTTCGGCAACCGCCGCGTGCGCACGGTGGGCGAGCTCATCGCCAACCAGTTCCGCATCGGCCTGTCGCGCATGGAGCGCGTCGTGCGTGAGCGCATGGCCTCGCAGGAGGTCGACGACATCACGCCGCAGTCGCTCATCAACATCCGCCCCATCGTGGCGTCCATCAAGGAGTTCTTCGGGTCCTCGCAGCTCTCGCAGTTCATGGACCAGAACAACCCGCTGGCCGGCCTGACGCACAAGCGCCGTCTGTCCGCCCTGGGTCCTGGCGGCGTCGCCGGCCACAAGACGGGCTCGAGCCGTCGTACGAACGTCCCGACCGAGGCGCGCGACGTCCACAACTCGCACTACTCGCGCATGTGCCCCATCGAGACGCCCGAAGGCCCGAACATCGGCCTTATCGGCTCGCTGGCGCTTTACGCCCGCGTCAACAAGTTCGGCTTCATCGAGGCCCCGTACCGCCGCGTCGTTGACGGCAAGGTCACCGACGAGGTCGACTACATGACGGCCGACGAGGAAGAGAACCACGTAATCGCCCAGGCGGCCGAGCGCTTCGACGAGAACACGCGTGAGTTCATCAAGGTCGATCCGCTGACGGGTGAGGTCACGCCCGCCACGCACGTCATCGCCCGTACGAAGGACTTCTACGGCGACTTCGGTACGCCGGCTGACGTCCCCGTCGACGAGGTCGACTACATGGACGTCTCGCCGCGCCAGATGATCTCCATCGCCGCGACGCTCATTCCGTTCCTGGAGCACGATGACGCTAAGCGTACGCTCATGGGCGCGAACATGCAGCGCCAGGCTGTGCCGCTCATTCGCACGAGCGCGCCGTACGTCGGCACGGGCATGGAGCTGCGTGCTGCTGTCGACTCGGGCGATATCCTGCGTGCCAAGCGCGCCGGCATGGTCGACTACGCCGACGCCCGCGAGATCCGTATCCGCACGGAGAACGGCGAGATCGACACGTACCACCTGCCCAAGTTCCAGCGCTCGAACCAGTCGACGTGCATCAACCACAAGCCGCTCGTCTACACCGGCCAGGAGGTCGGCGTCGGCGACGTGCTTGCTGACGGCCCGTCGACGGACAAGGGTGAGCTGGCTTTGGGCCAGAACCTCACGGTGGCCTACATGCCGTGGGAGGGCTACAACTACGAGGACGGCATCACGGTGTCCGAGCGCCTCGTGCGCGACGACCTGCTGACGACGATCAACATCTCCAAGCACGAGATCGACGCCCGCGACACGAAGCTGGGTCCCGAGGAGATCACGCGCGAGATCCCGAACCTGTCCGAGGACATGGTGGCCAACCTGGACGCCGACGGCATCGTCCGCATCGGCGCCGAGGTCACGGCTGGCGATATCCTCGTCGGCAAGGTCACGCCCAAGGGCGAGAGCGCGCTGACGGCCGAGGAGCGCTTGCTGCGCGCCATCTTCGGTGCCAAGGCCCACGACGTGCGTGACACGTCGCTCAAGATGCCTCATGGTGCGTACGGCCGCGTCGTTGACGTCGTGCGCTTCAGTCGCGACAACGGTGACGAGCTGGCGCCCGGCGTTAACGAGCTCGTTCGTGTCTACGTTGCCCAGCGCCGCAAGATCCAGCAGGGCGACAAGATCTCGGGCCGTCACGGCAACAAGGGTGTTATTTCGCGCGTGCTGCCCATTGAGGACATGCCCTACATGGCCGACGGCACGCCGATCGACGTCATCCTCGACCCGCTGGGCGTCCCGTCGCGAATGAACGTCGGTCAGCTGCTCGAGTGCCACCTCGGTTGGGCCGCCGCTCACGCGTGGAACCCCGATCCGAACAGCGACGAGTACGTCCCCGGCCCGTTCTTCGTGTCGACGCCCGTGTTCGACGGCGCGAGCGAGGACGAGATCGGCGAGGTCATCGCCCGCTCGAACAAGAACATGATCGCCCGCGCCCGCGCGCTGTACGGCGAGCACATGCGCGAGGAGCTCGTCCCGCAGGTGAACGAGCAGGGCAAGACGTGGCTGTACGACGGCCGCACCGGCGAGCGATTCCCGCAGCCCATCACCGTCGGCACGAGCTACATCCTCAAGCTCGGCCACATGGTCGACGACAAGATCCACGCGCGCTCGACGGGCCCCTACAGCCTCGTCACCCAGCAGCCGCTGGGCGGCAAGGCCCAGTTCGGTGGCCAGCGCTTCGGCGAGATGGAAGTGTGGGCCCTGTACGCGTATGGCGCATCCAACGTGCTGCAGGAGATTCTCACGGTCAAGTCTGACGACACGAACGGCCGCGTCCGCGCGTACGAGTCGATCGTCAAGGGCGACAACATCCCGCTCAAGGGCGTGCCCGAGTCGTTCAAGGTCCTCGTGAAGGAGATCCGCGCTCTGGCGCTCGACATCGAGCCCGTTGCGGAGCAGCGCCCCGAGGCACCCGTGGCTCAGGCGGCCGACGACGCCACGTCCGACGTCTCGCTCGACGATCTTGCCAGCGACGCCGACGTGCTCGCCTCGATGCCCGTCGCCTCCGACGAGGCCATGTCTGACGATGCCCTGCTGTCTGACGTGCAGGACGCTGACGTCGACGCCTCCGACGATTCCGAGAAGGAGTAG
- a CDS encoding UDP-N-acetylmuramoyl-L-alanyl-D-glutamate--2,6-diaminopimelate ligase: MEAARVMTLADVLACLKAAEGEGFASLVDAAGRRLTPEDPDAGALLATPVSDVTFDSRGVTPGTLFICKGATFRETYLLSAVERGAASYLAQEVHEGAGVVGVVVADIRRAMAHVACAFFGNPSKSLSVVGITGTKGKTTVAFYVDAIMRAWRPGRRSGLLTGVVIDDGVTRSHARNTTPEAVELQRHLAMARDAGCATVVMEASSQGFKYDRTLGTHFAVGAFTNIGEDHVSPVEHPTFEDYFASKLRIFGQSDVAVVNAEADHVDRILQAARAACSRVLTYALRDDSADVHLIGLNHVSEGVWRLNVATPSGALDFEFRALGQFNVSNALAAVAIACALGVEGAAIGAGLADVRVPGRMERYDAPDGSIVGIVDYAHNEMSMRALLTSAREEFPGREVTAVFGSCGTRGTDRRPGLGRAAGSLADRVILTEDDPGPVDVRAICEEIGAAVVQAGGAYEVEPDRPSAVRKALEGAHRPAVVLLAGKGAEGDILRASGVERCDPDAKLLCEGLGIPFRGYEAALGA; this comes from the coding sequence ATGGAAGCTGCGCGTGTCATGACACTGGCTGACGTGCTCGCCTGCCTGAAGGCGGCGGAAGGGGAGGGCTTCGCTTCTCTCGTTGACGCAGCGGGCCGTCGGCTTACGCCGGAAGACCCGGATGCGGGTGCCTTGCTCGCCACGCCTGTCTCCGACGTGACGTTTGACTCGCGCGGCGTGACTCCCGGGACGCTGTTCATCTGCAAAGGTGCGACGTTTCGCGAGACCTACCTGCTGTCCGCTGTCGAACGCGGCGCCGCTTCGTACCTGGCGCAGGAGGTACATGAGGGGGCGGGCGTTGTGGGCGTCGTCGTCGCCGACATCCGTCGCGCCATGGCGCACGTCGCGTGCGCGTTCTTCGGTAACCCCTCAAAGAGCCTGTCCGTTGTGGGCATCACGGGAACGAAGGGCAAAACGACCGTCGCGTTCTACGTGGACGCCATCATGCGCGCCTGGCGCCCCGGGCGTCGCTCCGGTCTGCTCACAGGTGTCGTCATCGACGACGGTGTCACGCGCTCCCACGCGCGCAACACGACGCCGGAAGCCGTAGAGCTCCAGCGACACCTTGCCATGGCGCGCGACGCGGGATGCGCTACCGTCGTCATGGAGGCATCGAGCCAGGGCTTCAAATACGACCGTACGCTCGGCACGCACTTTGCCGTTGGGGCGTTTACGAATATCGGGGAGGACCACGTGAGCCCCGTTGAGCACCCGACGTTCGAGGACTACTTCGCCTCGAAGCTCCGCATATTCGGGCAGAGCGACGTCGCCGTCGTCAACGCGGAGGCCGATCATGTCGATCGCATCCTACAGGCGGCCCGTGCCGCCTGCTCTCGCGTGCTGACGTATGCGCTGCGCGATGACTCGGCGGACGTGCATCTCATCGGCCTGAATCATGTCTCGGAAGGCGTGTGGCGCCTCAACGTCGCGACGCCGTCAGGGGCGCTTGACTTCGAGTTCAGGGCTCTCGGCCAGTTCAACGTCTCGAACGCCCTCGCCGCCGTTGCCATTGCGTGCGCCCTGGGCGTCGAGGGCGCTGCAATCGGGGCAGGCCTCGCAGACGTCCGCGTGCCCGGGCGCATGGAGCGCTACGATGCGCCCGACGGCTCCATCGTGGGCATCGTTGACTACGCGCACAACGAGATGAGCATGCGCGCTTTGCTCACGAGCGCGCGCGAGGAGTTTCCCGGGCGGGAGGTCACGGCCGTGTTTGGCTCGTGCGGCACGCGCGGCACGGATCGCCGCCCCGGCCTGGGCCGCGCCGCCGGCAGCCTCGCCGACCGCGTCATCCTGACAGAGGACGATCCGGGCCCCGTTGACGTGCGTGCCATCTGCGAGGAGATCGGGGCCGCCGTCGTACAGGCCGGAGGCGCCTACGAGGTCGAGCCCGACCGCCCGAGTGCCGTGCGAAAGGCGCTGGAGGGCGCGCATCGCCCCGCCGTCGTGCTGCTTGCGGGCAAGGGCGCGGAGGGCGACATTCTTCGTGCCAGCGGCGTCGAGCGCTGCGACCCCGACGCAAAGCTGCTGTGCGAGGGCCTCGGCATCCCGTTTCGTGGTTACGAAGCGGCCCTAGGGGCCTGA
- the rplL gene encoding 50S ribosomal protein L7/L12, with protein sequence MAVTKEEIIEAVKAMPALELSELVHEMEEVFGVSAAAATVVAGAAPAAAEEEKTEFDVVLEGFGANKIAVIKVVRGLTDMGLKEAKEAVDGVPTTLLTGVNKEKADDAKKQLEEAGATVTVK encoded by the coding sequence ATGGCTGTCACCAAGGAAGAGATCATCGAGGCCGTCAAGGCTATGCCGGCGCTCGAGCTTTCCGAGCTTGTCCACGAGATGGAGGAGGTCTTCGGCGTCTCCGCCGCTGCCGCCACCGTCGTCGCCGGCGCTGCCCCTGCGGCCGCCGAGGAGGAGAAGACGGAGTTCGACGTCGTGCTCGAGGGCTTCGGCGCCAACAAGATCGCCGTCATCAAGGTCGTTCGCGGCCTGACCGACATGGGCCTCAAGGAGGCCAAGGAGGCTGTCGACGGCGTCCCCACCACGCTGCTCACGGGCGTGAACAAGGAGAAGGCCGACGACGCCAAGAAGCAGCTCGAGGAGGCCGGCGCCACCGTCACCGTGAAGTAA
- a CDS encoding 50S ribosomal protein L10 encodes MPTQKKIEQAAKIGEALKESQGFYVVSYRGLTVKQAETLRHKLADADASFTVYKNNLVRLSLKEAGMPEMDELLEGPNAFVFYKGDLAAAAKAVKTYAKEAPALELKGGFADGKVIDAAAANAIADLPTRDELLARLLRTMLNPMSQFARALDLVREQKEEEPAA; translated from the coding sequence ATGCCCACTCAGAAGAAGATCGAGCAGGCCGCCAAGATTGGCGAGGCGCTGAAGGAGTCGCAGGGCTTCTATGTCGTCAGCTATCGTGGCCTGACCGTCAAGCAGGCTGAGACGCTGCGCCACAAGCTGGCCGACGCCGACGCTTCGTTCACGGTGTACAAGAACAACCTGGTGCGCCTCTCCCTCAAGGAGGCTGGCATGCCGGAGATGGACGAGCTGCTGGAGGGCCCGAACGCCTTTGTGTTCTACAAGGGTGACCTGGCCGCCGCTGCAAAGGCCGTCAAGACGTACGCCAAGGAGGCCCCCGCGCTGGAGCTCAAGGGTGGCTTCGCCGACGGTAAGGTCATCGACGCCGCTGCCGCCAATGCGATCGCCGACCTGCCCACGCGTGACGAGCTGCTGGCTCGCCTGCTCCGCACGATGCTCAACCCGATGTCTCAGTTCGCCCGTGCGCTGGACCTCGTTCGCGAGCAGAAGGAGGAGGAGCCGGCCGCCTAG
- the rplA gene encoding 50S ribosomal protein L1, with the protein MAQKHGKRYREIAAKVDSTKLYAPLEALTLVKECANAKFDEAVEVHFRLGVDTRKADQNIRGSIALPHGTGKTVRVAVFAEGAKATEAEQAGADVVGSDELVAQIQKGEINFDAAIATPNMMAKVGRIGKILGPRGLMPNPKLGTVTMDVAKMVAELKAGRVEYRADRYGICHVPLGRASFSVQQLVENYQALITEILRVKPSSAKGKYIKSIAVTSTMGPGVKCDPLMTRGLMDASAADAQ; encoded by the coding sequence ATGGCTCAGAAGCACGGCAAGCGTTACCGCGAGATTGCTGCTAAGGTCGACTCCACGAAGCTCTACGCCCCGCTCGAGGCGCTGACGCTCGTCAAGGAGTGCGCCAACGCGAAGTTCGACGAGGCCGTCGAGGTCCACTTCCGCCTCGGCGTCGACACGCGCAAGGCTGACCAGAACATCCGCGGTTCCATCGCGCTGCCTCACGGCACCGGCAAGACGGTTCGCGTCGCCGTGTTCGCCGAGGGCGCTAAGGCGACCGAGGCCGAGCAGGCCGGCGCCGACGTCGTGGGCTCCGACGAGCTCGTCGCCCAGATCCAGAAGGGCGAGATCAACTTCGACGCCGCTATCGCCACGCCGAACATGATGGCCAAGGTCGGCCGCATCGGTAAGATCCTCGGCCCGCGCGGCCTCATGCCGAACCCGAAGCTCGGTACGGTGACGATGGACGTCGCCAAGATGGTCGCCGAGCTCAAGGCCGGCCGCGTCGAGTACCGTGCCGACCGCTACGGCATCTGCCACGTCCCGCTGGGCCGCGCCTCGTTCAGCGTCCAGCAGCTCGTGGAGAACTACCAGGCCCTCATCACCGAGATCCTGCGCGTTAAGCCGTCCTCGGCTAAGGGCAAGTACATCAAGTCCATCGCTGTCACCTCGACGATGGGCCCCGGCGTCAAGTGCGACCCGCTGATGACGCGCGGCCTCATGGACGCCAGCGCTGCTGACGCTCAGTAA
- the rplK gene encoding 50S ribosomal protein L11, with protein sequence MAKKKVTGFVKLQIPAGAANPAPPVGPALGAQGVNIMQFCKAFNEQTAAQSGTIIPVEITIYEDKSFTFICKTPPAPVLIKEALGIKSGSAKPQADKVGTLTQEQLRKIAETKMPDLNANTIEAAMRTIAGTARSMGVLVEE encoded by the coding sequence ATGGCTAAGAAGAAGGTTACGGGCTTCGTTAAGCTCCAGATCCCGGCCGGCGCGGCCAACCCCGCGCCTCCCGTCGGCCCCGCGCTGGGTGCCCAGGGCGTCAACATCATGCAGTTCTGCAAGGCGTTCAACGAGCAGACCGCCGCGCAGTCCGGCACGATCATCCCTGTCGAGATCACGATCTATGAGGACAAGAGCTTCACGTTCATCTGCAAGACGCCGCCGGCGCCTGTCCTCATCAAGGAGGCCCTCGGCATCAAGAGCGGCTCCGCCAAGCCTCAGGCAGACAAGGTCGGAACGCTGACGCAGGAGCAGCTCCGCAAGATCGCCGAGACGAAGATGCCCGACCTCAACGCCAACACGATCGAGGCCGCCATGCGCACCATCGCTGGCACCGCTCGCTCCATGGGCGTCCTGGTCGAGGAGTAA
- the nusG gene encoding transcription termination/antitermination protein NusG yields MAKRWYVIHTYSGYENKVKADLEHRIETMGVSERVVDIQIPTEELTEVKEGGQRVTKESKVFPGYVLVRMDMDDHTWSIVRNTPGVTGFVGVDGKPIPLSRQEFDRIMHRSEPGVTPKRTSVDIEVGQTVKVTSGPLADFDGTVSEVNPETGKVRVTVTIFGRETPVELTFDQITSI; encoded by the coding sequence ATGGCTAAGCGTTGGTATGTCATACACACGTACTCGGGCTACGAGAACAAGGTCAAGGCCGATCTCGAGCACCGTATCGAGACGATGGGCGTCTCTGAGCGCGTCGTTGACATCCAGATCCCGACCGAGGAACTGACCGAGGTCAAGGAGGGTGGCCAGCGCGTCACGAAGGAGTCCAAGGTCTTCCCGGGCTACGTTCTCGTCCGTATGGACATGGACGACCATACCTGGTCTATCGTGCGCAATACGCCTGGCGTGACGGGCTTCGTTGGCGTCGACGGCAAGCCGATCCCGCTGTCGCGTCAGGAGTTCGATCGCATCATGCACCGCAGCGAGCCGGGTGTCACGCCCAAGCGTACGTCGGTTGACATCGAGGTCGGACAGACGGTCAAGGTCACCTCTGGCCCGCTTGCCGACTTCGACGGCACCGTCTCCGAGGTCAACCCCGAGACGGGCAAGGTTCGCGTCACTGTCACGATCTTCGGGCGCGAGACGCCGGTCGAGCTTACGTTCGACCAGATCACGTCCATCTAG
- the secE gene encoding preprotein translocase subunit SecE — protein MASNKSKKKVPAQQGATPSAAADKNGASSKLAKAQPSDKAQKAADKAAEKAKADKAKAKKNGKPGIVERSKTYFKGVRSEVKRVVWPTKDELVKYTVAVVAMLVFFGVLIAVVDALIVPGLYAFSGLRG, from the coding sequence ATGGCTTCGAACAAGTCTAAGAAGAAGGTGCCTGCCCAGCAGGGTGCGACGCCGTCCGCCGCTGCAGACAAGAACGGCGCCTCGTCTAAGCTTGCTAAGGCCCAGCCTTCCGACAAGGCCCAGAAGGCCGCAGACAAGGCCGCCGAGAAGGCAAAGGCCGACAAGGCTAAGGCAAAGAAGAACGGTAAGCCCGGTATCGTCGAGCGCTCCAAGACGTATTTCAAGGGCGTTCGCTCCGAGGTTAAGCGCGTTGTTTGGCCGACGAAGGACGAGCTCGTCAAGTACACGGTGGCCGTTGTTGCCATGCTTGTTTTCTTCGGCGTGCTCATCGCCGTTGTCGATGCCCTCATCGTTCCCGGCCTGTACGCGTTCTCCGGATTGAGGGGTTAA
- the rpmG gene encoding 50S ribosomal protein L33: MRTMVTLACSECKRRNYTITKNKATTPDRVELKKYCPWCRTHTLHKETR, encoded by the coding sequence ATGCGTACTATGGTTACCCTGGCGTGCAGCGAGTGCAAGCGCCGCAACTATACGATCACCAAGAACAAGGCCACGACGCCTGATCGTGTCGAGCTCAAGAAGTACTGCCCTTGGTGCCGCACGCACACGCTCCATAAGGAGACGCGTTAA
- the tuf gene encoding elongation factor Tu, with protein MAKEKFERTKPHVNIGTIGHVDHGKTTLTAAITKVLSETEGCKADFTAFENIDKAPEERERGITISVAHVEYETWNRHYAHVDCPGHADYVKNMITGAAQMDGAILVIAATDGPMAQTREHILLARQVGVPYIVVFLNKCDMVDDDELIDLVEMETRDLLSEYDFPGDDIPVIRGSALGALNGEEKWVESVRALMHAVDEYIPTPARDNEKPFLMAVEDTMTISGRGTVATGRVERGELRLNDPLEIVGIKDTQTTVATGIEMFRKTLDFAEAGDNVGVLLRGIKREDIERGQILCKPGSVHPHTKFTGEVYVLTKEEGGRHTPFFNGYRPQFYFRTTDVTGTVKLPEGVEMVMPGDHVTVEGDLIHPIAMEEGLRFAIREGGHTVGSGRVSTIIE; from the coding sequence ATGGCCAAGGAGAAGTTCGAGCGCACCAAGCCCCACGTGAACATTGGTACGATCGGCCACGTCGATCACGGTAAGACGACCCTGACGGCTGCTATCACCAAGGTTCTTTCTGAGACCGAGGGCTGCAAGGCCGACTTCACCGCCTTCGAGAACATCGACAAGGCTCCCGAGGAGCGCGAGCGTGGTATTACCATCTCCGTTGCTCACGTTGAGTACGAGACGTGGAACCGCCACTACGCTCACGTTGACTGCCCCGGCCACGCCGACTACGTCAAGAACATGATTACGGGCGCTGCCCAGATGGACGGCGCAATCCTGGTTATTGCCGCCACCGATGGCCCCATGGCCCAGACGCGTGAGCACATCCTGCTCGCCCGTCAGGTCGGCGTGCCCTACATCGTCGTCTTCCTGAACAAGTGCGACATGGTCGACGATGACGAGCTCATCGATCTCGTCGAGATGGAGACGCGCGACCTTCTTTCCGAGTATGACTTCCCGGGAGACGACATCCCCGTCATCCGCGGCTCCGCTCTCGGCGCCCTCAATGGCGAGGAGAAGTGGGTCGAGTCTGTCCGTGCCCTTATGCACGCTGTTGACGAGTACATCCCCACGCCTGCTCGCGATAACGAGAAGCCCTTCCTGATGGCCGTCGAGGACACGATGACCATCTCCGGCCGTGGTACGGTTGCTACCGGCCGTGTCGAGCGCGGCGAGCTGCGCCTCAACGACCCGCTGGAGATCGTTGGCATCAAGGACACGCAGACGACCGTTGCCACGGGCATCGAGATGTTCCGCAAGACGCTCGACTTCGCCGAGGCTGGCGACAACGTGGGCGTTCTGCTCCGCGGCATCAAGCGTGAGGACATCGAGCGCGGCCAGATCCTCTGCAAGCCCGGCTCGGTGCACCCGCACACGAAGTTCACGGGTGAGGTCTACGTCCTCACCAAGGAGGAGGGTGGCCGTCACACCCCGTTCTTCAACGGCTATCGTCCCCAGTTCTACTTCCGTACCACGGACGTGACCGGCACCGTCAAGCTGCCTGAGGGCGTCGAGATGGTTATGCCTGGCGACCACGTGACGGTCGAGGGCGACCTCATCCACCCGATCGCCATGGAGGAGGGCCTGCGCTTCGCTATCCGCGAGGGTGGCCACACCGTTGGTTCGGGACGTGTTTCCACGATCATCGAGTAA
- a CDS encoding NYN domain-containing protein, giving the protein MAKRLDGLVVDGYNAIRTCRRYSELVDEEILDPLLHDVYVRARQALIADVAAYAKGRFDATIVFDGFGNPDPEREPLMVAGVRVMFSEAGEEADAVIERLVSEGRRSGRRMTVVTSDHLIQTTVYGEGVTRVSSRMFEGETQVMNRHIEEMREQPKDRKTTVADRVPRDVRQRLWEMARQRAH; this is encoded by the coding sequence ATGGCAAAGCGGCTGGACGGCCTCGTTGTCGACGGGTACAACGCCATCAGGACGTGCCGACGCTACAGCGAGCTCGTCGATGAGGAGATCCTCGATCCACTGCTGCACGACGTCTACGTGCGCGCCCGCCAGGCGCTCATAGCTGACGTCGCCGCCTACGCCAAGGGGCGCTTTGACGCGACGATCGTGTTCGACGGCTTCGGCAATCCCGATCCTGAGCGCGAGCCACTCATGGTGGCAGGCGTGCGCGTCATGTTCTCGGAGGCGGGCGAGGAGGCCGACGCCGTCATAGAGCGCCTCGTGTCCGAGGGCCGACGCTCTGGACGTCGCATGACGGTCGTGACGTCGGATCACCTCATCCAGACGACGGTGTACGGCGAGGGCGTGACGCGCGTGTCGTCGCGGATGTTCGAGGGCGAGACGCAGGTTATGAACCGCCACATCGAAGAGATGCGCGAGCAGCCCAAGGATCGCAAGACGACCGTCGCAGACCGCGTCCCGCGAGACGTGCGCCAGCGGCTGTGGGAGATGGCGCGCCAGCGCGCCCACTAG